A segment of the Candidatus Izimaplasma bacterium HR1 genome:
TTTCCACTAGTAGAATCTTTTTCACCTGAAAGTACTTTTAAGAATGTAGATTTTCCAGCTCCATTTGCTCCAATAACACCATAACAGTTACCTGGAAGAAACTTGATATTCACATCTTCAAAAATCTTTTTATCGGGAAAAATTAAATCTAAATTTGATACTGTAATCATATAATCAACTCCTAAACCTTGAATATATTACCATATCAAACAATAATTACAAGAAAAAAGAAACCTTGATAACACTTTCTTTCATTTTTTGGAATATTTTCACAAAGGAAACTTGATATTTTATGGTAATCCTAATTAACTACAATACAAAAAAAAAGAGTTACAAACTCTTTTTTTCTTTATAGTGCTGATTCGATTACTTCTCTAACTTTGTTTGATAAATCCTGAGTATTCATTCCTTTGAATTCATCAAATGGTAAAGGTTTATGAATTACCACTTTAATTTTTTTAGCGAATGGCCATTTTATAATATTGAAGTTATTTGCCTTTACAATTGTTACAGGGACTAATGGAGCTTTACTTTTCAATGCAACTTTGAATGAACCTGGTTTAAAATCAATTAAACTCCCGATTTCTCTAGTTCTAGTTCCCTCGGGAAATATAACCATTGTTGAACCGTTTTTAACATTCTTAATAACTTGAATAATTGCTTCAGCGCCTTTTCTTGAATTCTCTCGATCAAGACTTACACATCCAAGAGCTGGAGTCCATTTTCCAATACCAAATAATCTAGTTACTATTTTCTTTGCCAAAAATGCAACAGGATAACCCCTGAGATTACACATTAAGACGGGGATATCCATCATTGAAGTGTGATTGGAGTAAATTGAAAATCCGGGATCTTTTGGTAGATTTTCTCGACCAATTACTTTAACACGTGTATTACTAACATGTAATGGCACAGCCATAAATTGGTTAGCTAAAGCGTGCATTAATTTAGAATTAATTGGTTTTCTTTTTGCAACCAATAGATAGAATCCTTCAATATATACAAGAGCAAAAATCAAAGCGATTACTGTCCCGATAATTATACTTAAAATTATAACTAATGGATTATTAACAACATTATCAACTTTATAATCAAATTGATATACTCCAAAAACTGCTACTACTATATTTACTACTATTAATGATAAAGTTAACATATATACACCTTCGGTTATCTTTCTTTTCTGTGTTTTATTACTTTAATACAGTATTTCTCCATACCTCTTCTTTAAACCCAACTAAGACGAAATTATCATCTATTAAGATAGGTCTCTTTACCATCATACCATCTTTAGATAATATATGTATAAGTTCTTCTGAACCTAAAGTTTTTAATAAGTCTTTTATTCCTTGTTCTCTATACAATTTACCACTGGTATTAAAAAACTTCTTAATTTCTAATCCAGATTTCTCGTACCACGCTTTTAACTCTTCATATTGGGGATTCTCTTCTTTGATATCTCTTAGATCAAAAATTATATTATTATCATTCAGCCATTTTTTAGCTTTATTACTGGTTGAACATTTAGGATAGCCAATAAACAACATATTTTCACCTTCTTCATTTTTTTACTCCATTAATCATTATAACATAACTTTCAATAACCTTATATTGGTATTTAAGTTCCAACAAAATATAAAGTTACTATCAATTGTACAGCAAAAAAAACGAGTGGAAATCACTCGTTTTGATTTAGTTATTATAAGCTAACTCTAATTCCTCACAAACAACTTCTACTTCATCTTCCTTAATATCCTTGATAAGCATTGCTACTACAAGTCCTGCAATAGCAGCTCCCATCGCAATCATAAATGTCATGTTATATGAAGAACTTTCTCTTTTAATAATTGGTCCAATAAGTGCAGCAATCCCATAAGCTTGGAATATCAAGCTATAATTTGCACTAAAGAACTTCCCACCAAATAATCTACCAACAATTGTTGGTACTAAAGACAAGAAAGACCCATATCCAAGTACAATTCCTAATATTGCTAATAAGAATAACGGATAGCTAAGTGGTACAAATGCTAAAATAGCTAATGCAATAATTGTTATGAAGTACATTGTTCTATATACTTTTAAGGCACCAATTTTATCTGCAATTATACCCGAAGACAGACGAGCACCTGCATTAAACAATGCGATTAGTCCTACAATACCAGCAGCTTGTCCATACTCTAAACCAACAAAATCAGTACCGATATCTTTAGCTAAACCAATAATTAGTAATCCTGGCATTAATGCCAGCAAATCACTTAATAGTAATTTATAGAAATTCGTAGTCTTTAACATATCTTTTGTTGTATGATCCCAGTTTTGAACTTTACATGCTTTTGTAACAGGAATCTCTTTTTCAGGTACATCAAGTAACAATGCTCCACCAATAGTCATAACTCCATAAATAACAGCTAATGTTAAAAATACACTTGAAACTAATTCATTAGTATATAAAGCATCACCTATGTCAAACATATTTCCAATTAAAATCTTAAAAACGAAACCACCAATTGCGAAACTCGCTGTTGCTACTCCAGTAACAAGTCCTTTTCTATTAGGGAACCATTTTACTAATGTAGATAATGGACACACATAGACAAATCCTACTCCAGCTCCTGCAATTACACCATAAGTTATATATAACATTAAAGGATCTGTTGCAAATGATGATAATAAAATACCACTTGTATATAATAACCCTCCCATTAAAGTTGTGAATCTAGGTCCAATCTTTAATTGTAGTCTACCTGATAATATTGTTGCTAATGCGAAAGATAACAATGAAACTGAATAAGTAATTACTACTACATCTTTCGATACCCCAAATGCTTCCGAAATCGGTTCGTTAAACAAACTCCAAGCATATAAAGCTCCAATAGCTACCTGCACCATTATAGCGGCAAAAGATACTATCCATTTGTTTCTAATTCTATAGTTCATGTTGTCACTCCTTATTTTTGTGTACAGGCTAAATTATATTGAATAATGTAAGCATTTACAATATAAAAAAATACTGTTTATTATTTTTTTAATTTACTTTGAATGCAAACTAAAAAAACGAATAGTTTGGTGATATAGTTTACTCACTAATAGAAAAATAAAAAAGCCCAAAAGGGCTTTGTTATTGAGTTATACTATATCTGCTTATTTTATTTCTTTTACTCGACCAACAATTCCGTCCTCAAGCATTACTTTTATTCCATGAGGATGATTTTGTGAGTTTGTTAATATTCTTGATACAACACCTTCTGTAAGTTCTCCAGATCTTTGGTTATGTTTTTCAACAACTAATACTGTTGAACCTATTTTAATGTTGCTTCGTTTTTTTCCGTCCATTGTCATTCTCCTCTTCTTATAGAAAAGAGACATCCGAAGACATCTCCATAAATTAGGACCCGTACGTGTGCTGGAAACACACTGGATACTAAATCTACTCTAGGACCCGAAACGGGTTAGATGGCCCATATGCTAAGACGGCAATCAAAGCATACTTTAAATCCTAGTGCTTAGTAATATTATCATATTATAAAATTTTGTCAAATAATATATTACATATTATAAGTTTTATTCCCACAAAAAGACATTTGATAAATAATCTTTTAATTCTTTTGTTTGTGGATTATCAAGAATTGCGACGTCACCTTGTTCAATGATTCTACCGTCTTGCATGAAGATAATATAATCTGCTGCTTTTTTTGCAAACAGGATTTCATGAGTTACAATTACAAAATTCATATGCTCTTCTCGTAGTTTAAGGATTGTTTGTAGTACCTCTTGAGTTAATACGGGATCAAGAGCACTTGTTGGTTCATCTAAGAACATCACTTCAGGGTTCAAGGCTAGTGAACGAACGATACTTACACGTTGAGATTGTCCTCCTGAAAGTTGTTTTGGATATTTATGAATATGTTCTTGAAGATCAAATTTAGTAAGTAATTCTAAGGCTGTTTTTTCAGCATCTTCAATAACTATGTTATGAACTTTTTCTAAGATTATTGTGATATTTCTTAATACTGTTAAATGAGGAAATAATGTGTGTGATTGAAAAACAAATCCAATCTTCTTATAATACTCATCTTTATTTGTATCTTCTAAATGATGGTCGTTGACACATATTTTACCTTGTTCTGGTATTTCAATTAAAGATAGTAATCTTAATAATGTTGATTTTCCAGCACCTGAAGCACCAATTAATGCAATACCACTACGATCTTTAATATCAATATTAATATTGTTTAGAATTAATTTATCATCATATGATTTAAATAATTTATCAACTTTTAATCTCATACTCCGTACCTTCTTTCAAACCATCGTGCTAGTCTCAATAGAGGGATGGTTATAATTAAGTATAAGAAGAACATAAGGACATATCCTTCCATGATGGCAAGTGAAGATAAACTAGCTCTTTTTATTTCTGCATATAATTCATTTACTAGCATTACATGAAGTAATGTTGATGATTTAATAACATAACTAAAGTTACCAATAAGCGGTGGGATTATCACTTTAATTAATTGAGGTAATATGATGTATCGGTATTTTTGATATGTTGTAAAACCAAATACTTGCATTGCTTGGTACTGGGTATGATCAATTGTTTTGATTGCCCCTTCAAATGCATTTTTCATATAAGGTCCCATATAAATACTAATAGCTATAATCCCAACTATAATTGGTTCTACACCATTACCAAATTCAAAGATTTGACGAAACGGAGCAAAGATGAAGAAATACATAAATGTCAAAAATACAACTAAAGGTATTCCCATAATTACTTCGTTATAAATTGTAGACAAGTGTTTCAGATAACTATTTTTACTATTAATCGCTAAATATAAAACAAAACCAATTATTACACTTAAGATTAATGAAACAACACTAATCAAAATTGTTAGTAAGAATCCATTGAAGATCAATTGTGATTTTTCAGAAAGACGAGAAAGATCAAAATTATTCCTACCTGGATATAAATAAATGAATAACGCAAGAAAAGCCCCATAGGTTAACAGGGCTAATATGTATGTCATTCTATTTTTATTCTTCTTATTCACCTAAGTAAATCTCTAAACCTTTACCAGGAATGTCTGCGGCGATATCCGCATCATACTTTAGAGCTAAACGATCGAATACACCATTCACTTCTAACCCAGCAATAAATTCATTTAAATCTTCCAGTAATCCGTCATCGCGTCCTTCTTTTACTGCCATACCAATTGGTGAGTAATCTACAGCTTCCCATAATAGACTTGTTGTATCAGGATTCACATTATTGATAGCTGCTGCTGTTGATGCACTAATAATAAATGCATCAGCTGCACCGGTAATAATTGAAGCAGCTGCAGCTTCTGTATCAAGTACTTCATTGATTACAGGATTAGTTGCTTCTACAGTTGGAATTGTTAAACTGATAGTTGAAGCAGTTCCAACAAAGCTAGCTCCATCTACTGCAAATAGTTGTGCTTTAGTTGTTACATTATTATCTGTTGCAAATGTTTTATTCATTACGGTAATCAATGGATAAAAGAAATAAGGTTCACTAAAGTCAACACTATCTTCTCTATCCGCAGTAATTGTCATTGAAGCTAAAATAACATCTATTTGTCCAGAATCTACTGCAGGAATTAAGTTAGAGAAATCCATATCGATGATTTTTATATCTCTTCCTAAGTATTCACCTAATTCTTCTGCTAGACCTACACTTATTCCATAAGGGTCCCCATTTGCATCTACATCTTCAAATGGTGGCCAATTTAAATCCATACCAATTACTAATACGTTGCTTTGTATTTTACATGCCGATAATGATAACGTAAATATCACTAACATAATTGCTAAAATAATCTTTTTCATAGTATTCACTCCTCTTATATATTTATTATAAATAAGTATTAGTTTATAAACAAACAATATGGTTATTTAATTGTGTCTTCAAACACTTCATATTATTGGCAATGTTTCCTAACTAATTGTCTAAATCATGACCTTTGAAATTATTTAGTAGTTTAGCTAGTAAAGACTTTAAAACCAGTTTCTCATCCAATGAAAAGTCCTTGTATTGAATATTATATAGTCCTTTTGAAATTTTAAACATACCTGGCAAAAAAGCTTTACCTTTTTCGGTTAATCTCACTAGTTTATTTCGTTTATCTTCTTGATCAACACTTAAAAAGAGGTAACCGTATTTTTCTAATTTCCGTACTAGAGTTGTCATTGTTTGCGGAGTTTTCCCAACTCTTCTACTTAGTTCTCTATAATTCATTTTCTCTTTGTTTTGAAAATTGATTAAGATATTTCCGTGTGATAAAGAAAAGTCATTAACCCCACTTTTATTTAACTCAGTTAAAATATAATTACTCATTTCGGTATTAATTTTGGAAATCACATTCATTAGATCATCCATATAATCCTCCAATAGTTCGACGTCGTACTAATATTACTACGGTATCGTACTAATGTCAAAGGAAATAAAAAAAGAGCAAAAAAGCTCTTTTTTATTCTACTTCTAAATCAACGTTATGATATACTTCTTGAACATCTTCAACTTCGTTAACCATGTCCATAAATTTATCGAATTGTTTTCTTGTTTCTTCATCAATTTTTATTGAATCAATTGGATACCAACCTTGTTCAGTATCAACGATTTCAGCACCTGCTTCTTCTAAAGTTGATTGGATTTTAGTTAATTCATATCCATCAGCTTCAACTTCAACAACGCCTTCTTCTTCAGATAAGTCTAAGACATCTAAATCAGCCATTAGTAATGTTTCTAAGACTTCTTCTTCGTCCAAACCTTTAACATTGATATAACTTAAATGTTTATATCCATGTTCTACACATCCACTAACACCAAGATTACCATTTGATTTAGTAAAACAATTTTTAACTTCACTTACTGTTCTATTTACATTATCTGTTAGAGTATCAACAATAAATGAAACACCATTAGGTCCAAATCCTTCATAACGAATTGGTGTATAATCTTCACCAATTCCTTTTTCAGCTTTTTGAACATTACGTTTAATTACGTCTGTTGGTACTTGATCTTTTTTAGCCTTATCAATTAAATGTTTTAATGCTAAGTTTGCATCTGGATTAGATCCACCTTGTTTAGCACTCATGTAGATTTCTTTACCATATCTTGAATATAATCTACTTTTCTTTAACATTGTTTTAGCCATTGCGGCTTTTCTCACTTCAAACTTACGTCCCATAATTTCACCTACTATAAAATTTTTGTCCTATATCATTATATATTAAGATATTTTATTTATCAATATTTACTAAAGATGTTTTGTCTTTTTCTAGTAATACTAGTCCTTGTTTATATAGAGAACCTAAAGCTCTTTTAAAGGCGCTTTTACTCATATGGAAGACAATACTAATATCATCACTACTTGATTTATCTGTATATTCCATAACCCCATCATTCTCTTCTAAATACTTCTTAATGATTAGTGCATCAGCACTAATGATAATTTCTTTTTGCTTATTGATAGTTCCACTATATTGGTAATTCCCTTTATCTATTGAAACTTTTATTGTTTCTTTTTCACCTAAACGGTATTCTTTTCTCATATGTTTAAAGTAGACGTAAATACTATGTCCTTCTTCTGTAAAGAAGATGTTACCTTCTTCAGTTTTATAGACATTGAACGCTACATATTCTTTTCCTACTTCTAAGTCTTCTGTCGCTTTTAGATATTTGTTGATATCAAATCTAGGGACAAATTTAGCAGTTAATTGGTTTTTAGAAACTCTTAATCTGACAAATAATCTATCGCCTTTTTGCGGCCATTCATTTCTAATAAATGGCAAATCATCTCTTGATAGTAATAAGTCTTTGATTAATCCCATATTCAGGAATATCCCTAAACGGTGGTTAACGTCAACAACATCTAAAAACCCTGGATTATCTAAATCTACTATTGGTTTTGTCATTGTCGCTGTTATTCTTTTTTGATTATCATAATAAAGGAAAACTTCAACGTTTTCTCCATCTTCTAATTCTCTTGTTATTTGTTTCTTATGAAGGAATATTTCTGTTTCTTCATTACCTAACATATATGCAAATTCTGTTTCTCTTAAGACTGTTAGAGTATTATAATCACCCATAATTAAATTCATAGAAATCACCACCTATTAAAAGTATAGCAAATATTTCGCTTTTATTACAATAACATGTAAAAATAGTTAATACAATCATATTGTTAATTAT
Coding sequences within it:
- the plsC_2 gene encoding 1-acyl-sn-glycerol-3-phosphate acyltransferase, with the translated sequence MLTLSLIVVNIVVAVFGVYQFDYKVDNVVNNPLVIILSIIIGTVIALIFALVYIEGFYLLVAKRKPINSKLMHALANQFMAVPLHVSNTRVKVIGRENLPKDPGFSIYSNHTSMMDIPVLMCNLRGYPVAFLAKKIVTRLFGIGKWTPALGCVSLDRENSRKGAEAIIQVIKNVKNGSTMVIFPEGTRTREIGSLIDFKPGSFKVALKSKAPLVPVTIVKANNFNIIKWPFAKKIKVVIHKPLPFDEFKGMNTQDLSNKVREVIESAL
- the artP_3 gene encoding Arginine-binding extracellular protein ArtP precursor → MKKIILAIMLVIFTLSLSACKIQSNVLVIGMDLNWPPFEDVDANGDPYGISVGLAEELGEYLGRDIKIIDMDFSNLIPAVDSGQIDVILASMTITADREDSVDFSEPYFFYPLITVMNKTFATDNNVTTKAQLFAVDGASFVGTASTISLTIPTVEATNPVINEVLDTEAAAASIITGAADAFIISASTAAAINNVNPDTTSLLWEAVDYSPIGMAVKEGRDDGLLEDLNEFIAGLEVNGVFDRLALKYDADIAADIPGKGLEIYLGE
- the yhjX gene encoding putative MFS-type transporter YhjX, with the translated sequence MNYRIRNKWIVSFAAIMVQVAIGALYAWSLFNEPISEAFGVSKDVVVITYSVSLLSFALATILSGRLQLKIGPRFTTLMGGLLYTSGILLSSFATDPLMLYITYGVIAGAGVGFVYVCPLSTLVKWFPNRKGLVTGVATASFAIGGFVFKILIGNMFDIGDALYTNELVSSVFLTLAVIYGVMTIGGALLLDVPEKEIPVTKACKVQNWDHTTKDMLKTTNFYKLLLSDLLALMPGLLIIGLAKDIGTDFVGLEYGQAAGIVGLIALFNAGARLSSGIIADKIGALKVYRTMYFITIIALAILAFVPLSYPLFLLAILGIVLGYGSFLSLVPTIVGRLFGGKFFSANYSLIFQAYGIAALIGPIIKRESSSYNMTFMIAMGAAIAGLVVAMLIKDIKEDEVEVVCEELELAYNN
- the artM gene encoding Arginine transport ATP-binding protein ArtM, whose protein sequence is MRLKVDKLFKSYDDKLILNNINIDIKDRSGIALIGASGAGKSTLLRLLSLIEIPEQGKICVNDHHLEDTNKDEYYKKIGFVFQSHTLFPHLTVLRNITIILEKVHNIVIEDAEKTALELLTKFDLQEHIHKYPKQLSGGQSQRVSIVRSLALNPEVMFLDEPTSALDPVLTQEVLQTILKLREEHMNFVIVTHEILFAKKAADYIIFMQDGRIIEQGDVAILDNPQTKELKDYLSNVFLWE
- the mgsR gene encoding Regulatory protein MgsR, giving the protein MLFIGYPKCSTSNKAKKWLNDNNIIFDLRDIKEENPQYEELKAWYEKSGLEIKKFFNTSGKLYREQGIKDLLKTLGSEELIHILSKDGMMVKRPILIDDNFVLVGFKEEVWRNTVLK
- the sarZ gene encoding HTH-type transcriptional regulator SarZ, which gives rise to MDDLMNVISKINTEMSNYILTELNKSGVNDFSLSHGNILINFQNKEKMNYRELSRRVGKTPQTMTTLVRKLEKYGYLFLSVDQEDKRNKLVRLTEKGKAFLPGMFKISKGLYNIQYKDFSLDEKLVLKSLLAKLLNNFKGHDLDN
- a CDS encoding hypothetical protein (Conserved virulence factor B) translates to MNLIMGDYNTLTVLRETEFAYMLGNEETEIFLHKKQITRELEDGENVEVFLYYDNQKRITATMTKPIVDLDNPGFLDVVDVNHRLGIFLNMGLIKDLLLSRDDLPFIRNEWPQKGDRLFVRLRVSKNQLTAKFVPRFDINKYLKATEDLEVGKEYVAFNVYKTEEGNIFFTEEGHSIYVYFKHMRKEYRLGEKETIKVSIDKGNYQYSGTINKQKEIIISADALIIKKYLEENDGVMEYTDKSSSDDISIVFHMSKSAFKRALGSLYKQGLVLLEKDKTSLVNIDK
- a CDS encoding putative transcriptional regulatory protein, with product MGRKFEVRKAAMAKTMLKKSRLYSRYGKEIYMSAKQGGSNPDANLALKHLIDKAKKDQVPTDVIKRNVQKAEKGIGEDYTPIRYEGFGPNGVSFIVDTLTDNVNRTVSEVKNCFTKSNGNLGVSGCVEHGYKHLSYINVKGLDEEEVLETLLMADLDVLDLSEEEGVVEVEADGYELTKIQSTLEEAGAEIVDTEQGWYPIDSIKIDEETRKQFDKFMDMVNEVEDVQEVYHNVDLEVE
- the glnM gene encoding putative glutamine ABC transporter permease protein GlnM → MNKKNKNRMTYILALLTYGAFLALFIYLYPGRNNFDLSRLSEKSQLIFNGFLLTILISVVSLILSVIIGFVLYLAINSKNSYLKHLSTIYNEVIMGIPLVVFLTFMYFFIFAPFRQIFEFGNGVEPIIVGIIAISIYMGPYMKNAFEGAIKTIDHTQYQAMQVFGFTTYQKYRYIILPQLIKVIIPPLIGNFSYVIKSSTLLHVMLVNELYAEIKRASLSSLAIMEGYVLMFFLYLIITIPLLRLARWFERRYGV